The Salegentibacter mishustinae genomic interval GGAAGACAATGTGCAGTGGTTTGAAGACAACGCGCCTATTATGGATGAGCACAAAAAAGAAGAAGTAGTTGGTGTAACCTATAAAACCGTTATTGTTGCCGGGGAAGCCGGAGATGCTTCACCGAGCACACCTATTGGTGTAAATCTTCCTAATGCAAACTGGATAAGACAGGAGCATGGAAGTAAATCGGTTTCTTTGGGTAATATTATTAACGCCTACAGCAAAGCTGGCGGAAGCGAGAAACTTAAAGAATTCTCTCACGATGAAGAAGAGATTGAGCTAAGTGAGCAATACGGCGAACAGGCCGATAAATTGCATACTGCACTCCACGAAGTAGTGGGCCACGCATCTGGTAAAATCAACCAGGGAGTTGGCCAGACCAAAGAAACCTTAAAAAGTTATGCCTCTACAATGGAAGAAGGTCGCGCTGATTTAGTGGGACTTTATTACCTGATGGATCCAAAATTAGAAGAATTAGGATTAACTGATGATCATACGAAACTGGGAAAAGCGGCTTACAACGATTATATCAGGAACGGAATGCTGGGCCAATTAACCAGGATCGAGATGGGCGAAGACATTGAGGAAGCTCACATGAGAAACAGGATGTGGGTAAGTTCCTGGGTTATTGAAAAAGGGAAAGAAGATGGAGTAATAGAAAAAGTTCAAAAAGACGGAAAAACCTATTACGACATTAAGGATTACGAGAAACTTAGAGAACTTTTTGGAGAGTTATTACGCGAAACTCAAAGAATTAAATCTGAAGGTGATTACGAAGCTGCCAAAAACCTGGTAGAAAATTATGGCGTAAAAGTAGATCAGGAAATTCATAAAGAAGTTTTAGAACGAAATGAGGTTTTTAAGTCAGCGCCTTACAGCGGTTTTGTAAATCCTGAGTTAGTAACCGAAACAGACGAGAATGGTGAAATTACCACTATCAAAGTTACTCAGCCGGAAAGCTTTGAAGAGCAAATGCTGGAGTATTCAAAAAAATATAACTTTTTAAAAGAAGACGCTGGAGCGGAGTAAAAAATTAAGAAGCGAAAATTAATAAATTCCCTTCTTTAATTTTTCTGTAAAATCTAAAACCACGAATACAAATTGTGTTCGTGGCTTTTTATATAAAAAATATTGAAGAGGCTTATTTGAAATAGTTGTTCTAAAAATTCAACTTATACTTTCTTCACGAATTTGGTTAAAATAACGATCTGCTGTCCTTCAACTTTGCCCTCAATTTGTTCTGCATTGTCGTGTACTAGAGAAACCCGGCGCACAGCGGTTCCGCGTTTAGCGGTTAAACTACTGCCTTTTACATTTAAATCTTTAATAAGAACTACAGTATCACCGGCTTCGATTACTGCACCATTGCTATCCTTATGAATAATTTCAGCCGTAGCATTTTCTTTGGAAACCAACTGGGATTTGGCAAAAGCTTTCAGCTCTTCTTCCATATACATCATATCAAGCAAATCCTGTGGCCAGCCTTCGGCTTTTAGTTTAGTCAACATTTGGAAAGCCGTTACCTGAACAGCAGGAACAGTACTCCACATAGAATCGTTTAAACAACGCCAGTGGTTTACCTCTACTTTATCAAAATTTTCCAGTTGCTCGGTGCAAACCTGGCAGGCCATAAAACTTCCATCGGTAGTTTCTCCCGGGAAATTCTCAAGGCTATAAACCTGTAAATTATCTGTAGCACTGCAAAGCTCGCAGGTACTATCGCTGCGTTCCCTTAATTCTTTTTCTAAATTCATTCTTGCCTTTTGAAGTCGCGAAGATAGGTAAAAGAAGAAATTAATAGTTCAGCCATTTCGAAATTTGTTAATTTACTTCTTCCCTGGCCAAAATAACCTTCATTTTCCAATTTCATCCCTCTTTATAAAAACAGTATTTCAATACTACTCAGCTGCTTGAGGCAAAATTATTTAATTCTATGTTTGTAGAATTAAATAATTATTCTACATTTGTAGAGAATAATCTAAACTTGTAGAAAATGAGTCTTTCAAAATCTGAAGAACAATTAATGCAAATCCTCTGGAAACAAGAAAAAGCTTTTATGAAAGACCTTATAGAAGCATACCCGGAACCTAAACCCGCACCTACAACTATTGCCACACTCTTAAAAAGAATGCAGGACAAAAGTTTCGTAGACTATAAACAATATGGCCGTTCCCGGGAATATTTCCCGCTGGTAAAAAAGAAAGACTACTTCTCTAAGCAGTTTAATGGAATTATTAAGAATTTTTTCAATGATTCTGCTTCCCAGTTTGCTTCATTTTTCACCAAAGAAACCAATTTAACCAAAGAAGAATTGGAGGATTTAAAGAAGTTAATAGATAACGAGATAAAAAATAAGTAGTTATGGAATGGTATATTTTAAAATCTGTGACAATCCTGGCCACTTTACTTCTTTTTCACAAGTTGCTTCTTGAGAAAGAAGACATGCATACGTTTAAGCGTTTTTACTTACTCGTTGCGGTAATAGCATCTATTGGAATCCCGCTTATTACCATTACTACCTATATTGATCCTACTTCTCAAAATATTGACCCTGCTTTGCTTCAATCTTCCAAGAAAACTTCAGTAGCAGAAAACCAATCTTTTATGGATTATCTGCCGTTCGTTCTTTGGACCATCTATGCATTGGGAGTGATTTTCTTCAGTATAAAATTCATAAGAAATCTAAGAAAATTATTACTAAAGGTTAGAAAAAATCCCAAGGTGAAGAAGAAAGGTTTCTTGCGAATATTGTTGCAAGAAGAAATTGATCCACATACTTTTTTGAACTATATCTTTCTAAACAAACAGAAGTATGAGCAGAAACAAATTCCAAAAGAAGTAATTATTCATGAAGAAGCACACGCTAATCAAAAACACAGTTTAGATATTATTTTCGTAGAATTTCTGCAGATTATTTTCTGGATAAATCCGCTTATATATTTCTTAAAAGATTTTATCAAACTCAACCACGAGTTCCTGGCCGACCGCG includes:
- a CDS encoding dipeptidyl-peptidase 3 family protein, encoding MKHKFGILLLALASIFISCNDQEKQANNNQEQTETTKNSSVKVDEFADIKILRYEIPGWENLDLKEQKLVYYLTQAGLAGRDIIWAQNYKHNLKIRKALENIYANYEGDKDSEDWKAFETYLKRIWFSNGIHHHYSNSKIKPDFDKEYLQSLLTATNTELSGEPLEVIFNDKDAKKVNLDEAEGLLSGSATNFYGADVTAAEVEEFYANKKSPNPEKPLSFGLNSKLIKENGQLKEQVYKVDGLYGDAIAEIIKWLEKAEAVAENEKQANALGLLIEYYKTGDLEVWDDYNVAWVEATEGNIDYINGFIEVYNDPLGYRGSYENIVQIKDFDMSQKMKVLEDNVQWFEDNAPIMDEHKKEEVVGVTYKTVIVAGEAGDASPSTPIGVNLPNANWIRQEHGSKSVSLGNIINAYSKAGGSEKLKEFSHDEEEIELSEQYGEQADKLHTALHEVVGHASGKINQGVGQTKETLKSYASTMEEGRADLVGLYYLMDPKLEELGLTDDHTKLGKAAYNDYIRNGMLGQLTRIEMGEDIEEAHMRNRMWVSSWVIEKGKEDGVIEKVQKDGKTYYDIKDYEKLRELFGELLRETQRIKSEGDYEAAKNLVENYGVKVDQEIHKEVLERNEVFKSAPYSGFVNPELVTETDENGEITTIKVTQPESFEEQMLEYSKKYNFLKEDAGAE
- a CDS encoding PhnA domain-containing protein yields the protein MNLEKELRERSDSTCELCSATDNLQVYSLENFPGETTDGSFMACQVCTEQLENFDKVEVNHWRCLNDSMWSTVPAVQVTAFQMLTKLKAEGWPQDLLDMMYMEEELKAFAKSQLVSKENATAEIIHKDSNGAVIEAGDTVVLIKDLNVKGSSLTAKRGTAVRRVSLVHDNAEQIEGKVEGQQIVILTKFVKKV
- a CDS encoding BlaI/MecI/CopY family transcriptional regulator; amino-acid sequence: MSLSKSEEQLMQILWKQEKAFMKDLIEAYPEPKPAPTTIATLLKRMQDKSFVDYKQYGRSREYFPLVKKKDYFSKQFNGIIKNFFNDSASQFASFFTKETNLTKEELEDLKKLIDNEIKNK